A window of the Branchiibius hedensis genome harbors these coding sequences:
- the trpC gene encoding indole-3-glycerol phosphate synthase TrpC, with translation MGTVLDSIIEGVREDLDVRRRQVPVPDVAAAPPARDALTAFQNAALGVIAEVKRASPSKGALAQIADPASLAQQYAEGGATAISVLTEQRRFNGSLADLDAVRARVDIPVLRKDFMVDAYQIDEARAHGADVVLLIVAALDDALLHDLYQQAHDLGMTVLVEVHDEQETERAVDLGAQLIGVNSRNLKTLDVDPQVFARLAPAIPDGVIKVAESGITGPIDVARYRELGARAVLVGEALVRSGDPRCAVRMLIGEAA, from the coding sequence GTGGGTACTGTTCTCGACTCCATCATCGAAGGGGTTCGCGAGGATCTGGACGTACGGCGGCGCCAGGTCCCGGTGCCCGACGTCGCAGCGGCACCGCCGGCGCGCGACGCGCTCACCGCGTTCCAGAACGCCGCCCTGGGCGTGATCGCTGAGGTGAAGCGCGCCAGTCCCAGCAAGGGCGCGCTGGCACAGATCGCCGATCCTGCGTCGCTGGCCCAGCAGTACGCCGAGGGTGGCGCCACGGCGATCTCGGTGCTGACCGAGCAGCGCCGGTTCAACGGCTCACTGGCCGACCTGGACGCGGTGCGCGCACGGGTCGATATCCCGGTCCTGCGCAAGGACTTCATGGTCGACGCCTACCAGATCGACGAGGCCCGCGCCCACGGCGCCGACGTCGTGCTGCTGATCGTCGCAGCGTTGGACGACGCGCTGTTACACGACCTGTACCAGCAGGCCCATGACCTGGGGATGACCGTTCTGGTCGAGGTGCACGACGAGCAGGAGACCGAGCGGGCGGTTGATCTCGGCGCCCAGCTGATCGGCGTGAACTCCCGCAACCTCAAGACCCTCGACGTCGATCCGCAGGTGTTCGCGCGGCTGGCGCCGGCGATCCCGGACGGCGTGATCAAGGTGGCCGAATCCGGCATCACCGGACCGATCGACGTGGCGCGGTACCGCGAACTCGGTGCGCGCGCCGTCCTGGTCGGCGAGGCGCTGGTCCGCAGTGGCGACCCCCGCTGCGCGGTGCGCATGCTGATCGGGGAGGCGGCGTGA
- a CDS encoding HGxxPAAW family protein, whose protein sequence is MAEDTRSHSVHDAEVHEDHGHSVAAWTCVGILMVASLLIAFGVAFGNHVLDIIGVVLVFVGVAAGIVLSKAGFGSASAPERQSATRESV, encoded by the coding sequence ATGGCTGAAGACACGCGCTCCCATTCAGTTCACGACGCTGAGGTCCACGAGGACCACGGGCACAGCGTCGCCGCATGGACCTGCGTCGGCATCCTGATGGTCGCCTCGTTGCTGATCGCCTTCGGCGTGGCCTTCGGCAACCACGTGCTCGACATCATCGGTGTCGTGCTGGTCTTCGTCGGTGTCGCCGCCGGAATCGTGCTGAGCAAGGCAGGTTTCGGGTCCGCGTCGGCGCCCGAGCGCCAGTCCGCGACCCGCGAATCCGTCTGA
- a CDS encoding Trp biosynthesis-associated membrane protein yields the protein MKRLVFVVIAVAVAVLMFAATRTWVTGTVSDAVLSDVRVSVAGSSAAPGVFAAALVGAAAGIVALTAGRIARWIAAAFVLLSGVLALISVVLVIANPAGPVSDQAAATTGRTGSVAAHGTLTPWVWLALAAAVLLVLAGILTLVAVRRWGGLSGRYDAPAARAETPVSDWDKLSAGLDPTAEHDGPSA from the coding sequence GTGAAACGTCTGGTCTTCGTGGTCATCGCGGTTGCGGTCGCCGTCCTGATGTTCGCCGCGACCCGCACCTGGGTCACCGGCACGGTCAGCGACGCGGTGTTGTCGGACGTCAGGGTGTCCGTCGCCGGCTCCAGCGCGGCACCGGGTGTGTTCGCGGCCGCGTTGGTCGGCGCCGCCGCCGGCATCGTGGCGCTCACGGCCGGGCGCATCGCGCGGTGGATCGCTGCTGCGTTCGTCCTGCTGTCCGGGGTGCTGGCCCTGATCAGTGTGGTCCTGGTCATCGCGAACCCGGCCGGGCCGGTCAGTGACCAGGCCGCCGCGACGACGGGCCGCACCGGCTCGGTGGCCGCCCACGGGACCTTGACGCCGTGGGTCTGGCTGGCGCTGGCGGCGGCGGTCCTGCTGGTCCTGGCGGGCATCCTGACGTTGGTCGCCGTCCGGCGCTGGGGCGGACTGTCCGGGCGGTACGACGCCCCGGCCGCCCGCGCCGAGACTCCGGTGAGCGACTGGGACAAGTTGTCGGCCGGTCTGGACCCGACCGCTGAGCACGATGGTCCCTCCGCCTGA
- a CDS encoding anthranilate synthase component I, with translation MIGFGETWPALNAFTVLARDRRVIPVVRRVLADGETPLGVYRKLAADRPGTFLLESAEHGGVWSRYSIVGVSSAATLTEVDGQATWLGTPPVGVPEGGSPVDALRDTIALLATDPLPGLPPLTGGMVGAVTYDAVRHWEKLPDTGTDPLGLPEISMLLATDLAVFDHADGSLMLIANAINWDASDERVEQAWTDAVERLDAMAHDLRSAAPSTVAIPKAIEQHPASSHGQDEFHDMVEEAKEAIRAGEAFQIVVSQRFSVPCAADALDVYRMLRVSNPSPYMYLLRVPLPDGGSYDVVGSSPEALVKVTGQRVITHPIAGSRPRGKSPEEDQDLADDLLGDPKERAEHLMLVDLSRNDLQRVCDAGTVETVEFMTIRHYSHIMHLESTVVGQLSAGRSAYDVLQATFPAGTLSGAPKPRAMALIDQYEGLRRGVYGGVVGYLDFAGDMDMAIAIRTAVIKDGVAHVQAGAGIVADSVPESEYQETINKAAAALRAVATAGGLTPL, from the coding sequence ATGATCGGCTTCGGTGAGACCTGGCCGGCGCTGAACGCCTTCACCGTCCTGGCCCGGGATCGTCGTGTCATCCCCGTCGTACGCCGAGTGCTCGCCGACGGGGAAACCCCACTGGGCGTCTACCGCAAGTTGGCGGCCGACCGCCCGGGGACCTTCCTGCTGGAGTCGGCCGAGCACGGCGGGGTGTGGTCGCGCTACTCCATCGTCGGCGTCTCCAGCGCAGCGACGCTCACGGAAGTCGACGGTCAGGCGACGTGGCTCGGAACGCCGCCGGTCGGCGTACCCGAAGGCGGTTCCCCAGTGGACGCGCTACGCGACACGATCGCCCTGCTGGCCACCGATCCGCTGCCCGGGCTGCCGCCGCTCACCGGCGGGATGGTCGGCGCGGTCACCTACGACGCGGTCCGGCACTGGGAGAAATTGCCGGACACCGGCACCGACCCCCTCGGCCTGCCGGAGATCAGCATGCTGCTGGCCACCGATCTGGCGGTGTTCGACCACGCGGACGGCTCGCTGATGTTGATCGCCAACGCGATCAACTGGGACGCCAGCGACGAACGCGTCGAGCAGGCCTGGACCGACGCCGTCGAGCGGCTGGACGCGATGGCGCACGACCTGCGCAGCGCCGCTCCCAGCACGGTCGCGATCCCCAAGGCGATCGAGCAGCACCCTGCCTCCAGCCACGGCCAGGACGAATTCCACGACATGGTCGAGGAAGCCAAGGAAGCGATCCGGGCCGGCGAAGCCTTCCAGATCGTTGTCTCGCAACGGTTCTCGGTGCCCTGTGCCGCCGATGCGCTGGACGTCTACCGGATGCTGCGAGTGTCCAACCCCAGCCCGTACATGTACCTGTTGCGCGTGCCGTTGCCCGATGGCGGCAGCTACGACGTGGTCGGCTCCAGCCCGGAGGCGCTGGTCAAGGTCACCGGGCAGCGGGTCATCACCCACCCGATCGCCGGGTCGCGGCCGCGGGGCAAGAGCCCCGAGGAGGACCAGGACCTGGCCGATGACCTGCTGGGCGACCCCAAGGAGCGCGCCGAGCATCTGATGCTGGTCGACCTCTCGCGCAACGACCTGCAACGGGTCTGCGATGCCGGCACCGTCGAGACCGTCGAGTTCATGACGATCCGGCATTACAGCCACATCATGCATCTGGAGTCCACGGTGGTCGGCCAGCTCTCGGCCGGCCGATCGGCGTACGACGTGTTGCAGGCCACCTTCCCCGCCGGCACCCTCTCCGGTGCCCCCAAACCCCGCGCCATGGCGCTGATCGACCAGTACGAGGGGTTGCGGCGAGGGGTGTACGGCGGCGTCGTCGGGTATCTGGACTTCGCCGGTGACATGGACATGGCCATCGCCATCCGGACAGCGGTGATCAAGGACGGTGTCGCCCACGTGCAGGCCGGTGCCGGCATCGTGGCCGACTCGGTGCCGGAGAGCGAATACCAGGAGACGATCAACAAGGCGGCGGCGGCATTGCGCGCGGTGGCGACCGCCGGGGGGCTGACGCCGCTGTGA
- the hisI gene encoding phosphoribosyl-AMP cyclohydrolase yields MSSATLPSDIADRLKRDENGLVAAIIQQHDTGEVLMLGWMDDEALTRTLTSGRVTFWSRSRGEYWRKGDTSGHEQHVKSVAIDCDGDALLVRVDQIGAACHTGHRTCFYTDISA; encoded by the coding sequence GTGAGTAGTGCCACCCTCCCTTCCGACATCGCCGACCGTCTCAAACGGGACGAGAACGGCTTGGTCGCGGCGATCATCCAACAACACGACACCGGTGAGGTGCTGATGCTGGGCTGGATGGATGACGAGGCGCTGACCCGCACCCTCACCTCCGGTCGGGTCACCTTCTGGTCGCGCAGCCGCGGCGAGTACTGGCGCAAAGGGGACACCTCGGGCCACGAACAGCATGTGAAGTCCGTCGCCATCGACTGCGATGGCGACGCCCTGCTGGTGCGCGTGGACCAGATCGGCGCGGCCTGCCACACCGGCCACCGGACCTGCTTCTACACGGACATCAGCGCATGA
- a CDS encoding TIGR03085 family metal-binding protein: protein MTDYARVERAALCDDFLRLGPDAPTLCDGWTAADLAAHLVVRERRPDGAIGIVLPAAAGHTQKLMDKLKSGDWPGLVQKVRSGPPKWSPTAIPAVDEKVNLLEFFVHHEDLLRGDPSTWTPRELSPDLADAVWAGLAGMAALSLRSVPVGVVAAPDRLGRRNLHSPKDGHGSVVLTGPLADIVLVLFGRPRTDAVTVDGADADVATFEGLKLGM, encoded by the coding sequence ATGACTGATTACGCCCGAGTCGAGCGTGCCGCCCTGTGTGATGACTTCCTGCGGTTGGGCCCGGACGCGCCCACCTTGTGCGACGGCTGGACCGCCGCCGATCTGGCCGCCCACCTGGTGGTCCGCGAGCGCCGCCCGGACGGCGCCATCGGCATCGTGCTGCCCGCAGCAGCCGGGCATACGCAGAAGCTGATGGACAAGCTGAAGTCCGGTGATTGGCCCGGCTTGGTGCAGAAGGTGCGCTCCGGACCGCCCAAGTGGAGTCCGACCGCGATCCCGGCAGTCGACGAGAAGGTGAACCTGCTGGAGTTCTTCGTGCACCACGAGGATCTGCTGCGCGGCGATCCGTCGACCTGGACCCCGCGCGAGTTGTCACCGGACCTCGCCGATGCCGTGTGGGCGGGTCTGGCCGGGATGGCAGCGCTGAGTCTGCGCAGTGTGCCGGTGGGTGTGGTGGCGGCGCCGGACCGCCTTGGTCGGCGTAACCTGCACTCTCCCAAGGACGGTCACGGTTCGGTGGTGCTGACCGGTCCGCTCGCGGACATCGTGCTGGTGCTGTTCGGTCGGCCGCGGACGGACGCGGTCACCGTTGACGGCGCCGACGCTGACGTCGCGACGTTCGAGGGCCTCAAACTCGGGATGTGA
- the hisF gene encoding imidazole glycerol phosphate synthase subunit HisF has product MSVAVRVIPCLDVDAGRVVKGVNFENLRDAGDPVELAHRYDDQGADELTFLDVTASFDQRDTTYEVVSRTAEEVFIPLTVGGGVRTVEDVDRLLRAGADKVGINTGALARPEVIAEIADRFGAQVLVLSADVRRSQLGHFEVTTHGGRKPAGVEAIEWCVRAQQLGAGEILLNSMDADGTKDGFDLELIRAVRAEVSVPIVASGGAGKPEHFVEAIAAGADAVLAASVFHFGEFTIGDVKAALAQAGYEVR; this is encoded by the coding sequence GTGAGTGTCGCGGTCCGTGTCATCCCGTGCCTGGACGTCGATGCCGGCCGCGTGGTCAAAGGGGTCAACTTCGAGAACCTGCGCGACGCGGGGGACCCGGTCGAGTTGGCCCACCGCTACGACGACCAGGGCGCCGACGAGCTCACCTTCCTGGATGTCACGGCCAGCTTCGATCAGCGCGACACCACCTACGAGGTGGTCAGCCGCACCGCCGAAGAGGTGTTCATCCCCCTGACGGTGGGCGGCGGCGTACGCACGGTCGAGGACGTCGACCGGCTGCTGCGTGCGGGCGCCGACAAGGTCGGCATCAACACCGGTGCGTTGGCCCGTCCGGAGGTGATCGCGGAGATCGCCGACCGGTTCGGTGCGCAGGTGCTGGTGCTGTCGGCCGACGTACGCCGATCGCAACTGGGGCACTTCGAGGTCACCACCCATGGTGGCCGCAAACCGGCGGGCGTCGAGGCGATCGAATGGTGCGTCCGGGCGCAACAACTCGGGGCGGGGGAGATCCTGCTGAACTCGATGGACGCCGACGGCACCAAGGACGGCTTCGACCTGGAACTGATCCGGGCGGTCCGTGCCGAGGTGTCTGTGCCGATCGTGGCCAGCGGGGGAGCCGGCAAACCCGAACACTTCGTCGAGGCGATCGCTGCCGGCGCGGACGCAGTGCTGGCGGCGAGCGTCTTCCACTTCGGTGAGTTCACGATCGGTGACGTGAAAGCCGCACTGGCACAAGCGGGTTACGAGGTCCGATAG
- a CDS encoding LLM class flavin-dependent oxidoreductase — MKLSLLLPNLRDAVTVQELEDLALLAESLDFDSVWAVDRVIVPESNDSGELTYPFGMMDGLPNQIPVQSRGGFFQGWPLMPWLAAKTSTIRIGMSIINTPYRSASILAAEHATIDQLSHGRLNVGVGSGWMIEEFQAVGVADIFDKRHKQVRETLDIMLGAWTNDLFEYHGEFADFGPSGFGVRPVQQPHPPIYFSGLKNPEISAKRVAKYNLSGWIGIQDTPEELQLWREPIRRELEKVGRSLDDLQVCSMIWFAITDEKTDQSPQGKATNILVGTAEQITDTLKRLRDAGLDMPILWPPFNEVPVSKTLDDMKRLVEEIMPKVNEA, encoded by the coding sequence ATGAAGCTCTCACTCCTGCTGCCGAATTTGCGTGACGCTGTCACGGTCCAGGAACTGGAAGACCTGGCCCTTCTGGCCGAATCCCTGGACTTCGATTCGGTGTGGGCCGTCGATCGTGTCATCGTGCCCGAATCCAACGACAGCGGTGAACTGACCTACCCCTTCGGAATGATGGACGGGCTGCCCAACCAGATCCCCGTCCAGTCGCGGGGTGGCTTCTTCCAGGGCTGGCCGCTGATGCCCTGGCTTGCGGCCAAAACCTCCACCATCCGCATCGGGATGAGCATCATCAACACGCCCTACCGATCGGCCAGCATCTTGGCCGCGGAGCACGCCACCATCGACCAGCTGTCCCATGGACGCCTCAACGTCGGTGTCGGCTCGGGCTGGATGATCGAAGAGTTCCAGGCCGTCGGTGTCGCGGACATCTTCGACAAACGGCACAAGCAGGTGCGCGAGACGCTGGACATCATGCTCGGGGCCTGGACCAACGACCTGTTCGAATACCACGGGGAGTTCGCCGATTTCGGCCCGAGCGGTTTCGGGGTTCGCCCCGTCCAGCAGCCGCACCCGCCGATCTACTTCAGTGGTCTGAAGAATCCGGAGATATCGGCCAAGCGCGTCGCCAAATACAACCTGTCCGGGTGGATCGGCATTCAGGACACTCCAGAAGAACTGCAGCTGTGGCGAGAACCGATCCGACGCGAACTGGAAAAGGTCGGACGCTCGCTGGATGACCTGCAGGTCTGCAGCATGATTTGGTTCGCCATCACCGACGAGAAGACAGACCAGTCGCCTCAAGGCAAGGCGACCAACATCCTGGTGGGTACCGCCGAGCAGATCACCGACACCCTCAAGCGACTGCGCGACGCCGGTCTGGATATGCCGATCCTGTGGCCACCCTTCAACGAAGTCCCGGTTTCCAAGACCCTGGACGACATGAAGCGGCTCGTCGAGGAGATCATGCCCAAGGTCAACGAGGCGTGA
- a CDS encoding acyl-CoA synthetase: MNIGDLITRAATTHGDHPAFVTDESVRSYAESLRRVDALGRGLIARGVGCGDRVALYARNCPEYLEAMFAVWKIGAVIVPLNAAFTSAELAWHLRDSAAAALVTDAGSARAVGDARDGCAELRRVIWLDPDRLDQAVPRAEDTSVPELVRSHRSALELRSVDRSPDDLAWLGYTSGTTGQPKGAMLSHRALQFQAISALADVERLEQGDVGMHAAPLSHGSGYNALVFTMKACTQVFHRPAGFDPVLFLDQVERHRVAAVFLVPTQIKLLLEVPGLDLRDLSSLRWIMYGGAPMYRRDQVRALQTFGPVLVQIFGQTESPMSGTVLPADEHTTLVADGREVSVGRARHGIELRVVDEHGTELPAGQAGEICLRGDTLMTGYWRRPDATAETIVDGWLHTGDIGRLDEHGYLHLLDRAKDLIISGGLNVYPIEVEDVLLRHPDVVEACVIGVPDDKWGEAVRAVVVSATGRVGERDLIEFVGDHLAGFKKPKAIDFVDSLPRTSYGKIAKRAVREKYWSGLDRTI, encoded by the coding sequence GTGAACATCGGTGACCTCATCACGCGAGCGGCCACCACGCACGGCGACCACCCTGCCTTCGTCACTGACGAATCAGTCCGCAGCTACGCCGAGAGCCTGCGCCGCGTCGATGCCCTGGGCCGGGGTCTGATCGCTCGCGGAGTCGGCTGCGGCGACCGGGTGGCCCTCTACGCACGCAACTGCCCCGAATACCTCGAGGCGATGTTCGCGGTGTGGAAGATCGGTGCGGTGATCGTCCCCCTCAATGCGGCGTTCACCAGCGCCGAACTCGCATGGCACCTGCGCGACAGCGCAGCCGCCGCGCTCGTGACCGATGCCGGGAGTGCCCGCGCCGTAGGGGATGCCAGGGATGGATGTGCCGAGCTCCGGCGGGTCATCTGGCTTGATCCCGACCGCCTGGACCAGGCCGTGCCGCGAGCCGAGGACACCTCAGTACCGGAGCTCGTGCGGTCTCACCGCTCAGCGCTCGAACTGCGGTCGGTCGATCGGTCACCGGACGACCTGGCCTGGCTCGGCTACACGTCGGGGACGACGGGTCAGCCGAAAGGAGCAATGCTCAGTCACCGGGCGCTGCAGTTCCAAGCGATCTCCGCTCTGGCGGATGTGGAACGCTTGGAGCAGGGCGACGTCGGCATGCATGCCGCGCCGCTGAGTCACGGATCGGGCTATAACGCGCTGGTGTTCACGATGAAGGCGTGCACGCAGGTGTTCCACCGGCCCGCCGGATTCGATCCGGTGCTGTTCCTCGACCAGGTGGAACGACACCGAGTGGCGGCCGTCTTCCTGGTCCCGACCCAGATCAAGCTCCTTCTCGAGGTGCCCGGCCTTGACCTGCGGGACCTTTCCAGCTTGCGCTGGATCATGTACGGAGGTGCACCGATGTACCGGCGGGATCAGGTGCGCGCCCTGCAGACTTTCGGGCCGGTGCTCGTGCAGATCTTCGGTCAGACGGAGTCGCCCATGTCAGGCACCGTGCTACCAGCCGATGAACACACGACGCTCGTTGCCGATGGACGCGAAGTATCGGTGGGCAGGGCACGGCACGGGATCGAACTGCGCGTCGTCGATGAACACGGCACGGAACTACCCGCCGGGCAAGCTGGTGAGATCTGCCTTCGCGGCGACACCCTCATGACCGGGTACTGGCGTCGACCCGACGCGACCGCGGAAACCATCGTCGACGGGTGGCTGCACACCGGTGACATCGGACGTCTGGACGAACACGGATATCTCCACCTCCTGGACCGGGCCAAGGACTTGATCATCTCCGGCGGCCTGAACGTCTACCCGATCGAGGTTGAGGACGTACTTCTCAGGCATCCCGATGTGGTCGAAGCCTGTGTCATCGGGGTTCCCGATGACAAGTGGGGTGAGGCCGTCCGCGCGGTGGTGGTGTCGGCGACCGGACGGGTGGGCGAGCGTGACCTCATCGAGTTCGTCGGCGATCACCTGGCCGGGTTCAAGAAACCCAAGGCCATTGACTTCGTCGACTCCCTGCCCAGGACGTCGTACGGCAAGATCGCCAAACGCGCGGTGCGTGAGAAGTATTGGTCCGGATTGGATCGCACCATATGA
- a CDS encoding thiolase family protein, with translation MTDAWIVGTGITSFGRDTPPLVQLVQEATSLAVRDAAIQPGDVQRVFVGNAAAGLLQGQEMIRGQVLLHDTGLLGSAIINVENACASSSTALHLAVAAVRGGACDVAMAVGAEQLAVEPRARIFATLASATDTIRRPAMRQLVQTHALGLLPDGHTGPEASPFMAHYAAKGAAYLQRWGGDPTDLARVVVRSRASGALNPKAQFRQPTTVEEVMAGRLVAPPLRLAMCSPVGNGAAALVVMSDRAAQRVGGQQVSVRATVLVSHDPQAAANTTEVAARRAFEDAAVAPQDIGVAEVHDAAASALLVAVEDLGLVAPGEALRLIRENQTGPDGRLPVNTGGGLLSRGHPIGATGCAQIVELVDQLRNRCGERQVPDARFALAHNAGGVLDEQEAVVALTVLERRR, from the coding sequence ATGACCGATGCGTGGATCGTCGGCACCGGCATCACGTCCTTCGGCCGTGACACGCCGCCGTTGGTGCAGCTGGTGCAGGAAGCTACGTCACTCGCGGTACGAGACGCCGCCATCCAGCCGGGCGACGTGCAGCGGGTGTTCGTGGGCAACGCGGCAGCCGGGCTGCTGCAGGGGCAGGAGATGATCCGCGGTCAGGTGCTGTTGCATGACACCGGCCTCTTGGGGTCAGCGATCATCAACGTCGAGAACGCCTGCGCCTCCTCGTCCACAGCCCTACATCTGGCCGTCGCAGCGGTCCGCGGTGGGGCATGCGACGTCGCCATGGCGGTCGGCGCCGAGCAGCTGGCCGTCGAGCCGCGCGCACGCATCTTCGCCACGCTGGCGAGCGCCACTGACACGATCCGCCGACCGGCGATGAGGCAACTGGTCCAGACGCATGCGCTGGGCTTGCTTCCCGACGGCCACACCGGGCCCGAGGCATCGCCGTTCATGGCCCACTACGCGGCGAAGGGCGCCGCGTATCTCCAGCGGTGGGGTGGCGACCCCACCGATCTCGCCCGCGTCGTGGTCCGCAGCAGAGCCAGTGGTGCCCTGAATCCCAAGGCGCAGTTCCGCCAGCCCACCACCGTCGAGGAAGTGATGGCGGGGCGCCTCGTCGCGCCTCCACTGCGACTGGCCATGTGCTCTCCGGTGGGCAACGGCGCCGCAGCGCTCGTGGTGATGAGCGACCGCGCCGCCCAGCGGGTGGGCGGGCAGCAGGTGAGTGTGCGCGCGACGGTCCTGGTCTCCCATGACCCCCAGGCCGCTGCGAACACAACCGAAGTCGCCGCTCGACGCGCTTTCGAGGACGCCGCTGTTGCGCCACAGGACATCGGCGTTGCGGAAGTCCACGACGCGGCCGCGTCGGCACTGCTGGTCGCCGTCGAAGACCTGGGCCTCGTCGCCCCCGGCGAGGCGCTGCGCCTTATCCGGGAGAACCAGACCGGGCCGGACGGGCGGCTACCGGTGAACACCGGTGGCGGCTTGTTGTCCAGGGGACATCCGATCGGCGCAACCGGCTGCGCACAGATCGTGGAACTGGTCGATCAACTCCGCAATCGCTGCGGCGAGCGCCAGGTGCCGGATGCCCGGTTCGCGTTGGCGCACAACGCCGGGGGCGTTCTTGACGAGCAGGAGGCGGTCGTCGCGCTGACGGTGCTGGAGCGCCGCCGATGA
- a CDS encoding PucR family transcriptional regulator: MKTAIEESDRDILAAVSEALESASDQLVQRQLDALTAIASYRRVPTSALRRSCARNVVRVAQTLRGIDHLPPSIEEDEHRSGRDRALQGLPAEDVIAAYRLVMAVLRDAFLDVAQRQELPFDTVLRGTRGLWETTDALSNELVAARRQMDAELTRREEQERLTFLHRVLEGGLTGVDLAQVGCSFGLMPDQDYWVIRCRTDTATAPRVLRLLEQTTHHPTVRPLLGPLDGDIAGVLTAPPDRRTDLMGAVVAVSGAASLTGLHTAFQDATRLLSIAVRFARTGVVDQSDLSIRIAVAQESELGDALLDKYVRPVLAGSTDGPALLESIRMYLRHDRNVCSCASALVIHQNTLRNRLEKFELLTESNLRSTETIFETWWALEYWQLQREGNDPVLSHHATVEARRSRCAAPLAESRFADR, translated from the coding sequence ATGAAGACAGCGATCGAAGAGTCGGACCGAGACATTTTGGCGGCCGTCTCTGAGGCCCTGGAGTCTGCCTCCGACCAACTCGTCCAGCGTCAACTCGACGCCCTGACAGCGATCGCTTCGTACCGCCGCGTGCCCACCTCAGCATTGCGGCGGTCGTGCGCCCGCAACGTCGTGCGGGTTGCTCAGACGCTGAGAGGCATCGACCATCTGCCGCCGTCCATCGAGGAAGACGAACACCGCTCGGGCCGCGATCGCGCTCTGCAGGGCCTGCCGGCTGAAGACGTCATCGCGGCCTACCGACTGGTGATGGCGGTCCTGCGTGACGCGTTCCTGGACGTCGCTCAGCGCCAGGAACTGCCGTTCGACACCGTCCTGCGTGGGACCCGTGGGCTCTGGGAGACGACGGATGCGCTGAGCAACGAGCTCGTGGCCGCCCGCCGTCAGATGGATGCCGAGCTCACCCGTCGGGAGGAGCAGGAGCGCCTGACCTTCCTGCACCGCGTTCTGGAGGGCGGACTGACGGGCGTGGACCTGGCGCAGGTCGGCTGCAGCTTCGGGTTGATGCCCGACCAGGACTACTGGGTTATCCGCTGCCGGACCGACACAGCCACCGCACCGCGGGTCCTGCGCCTCCTCGAACAGACCACCCACCACCCGACGGTCCGGCCGTTGCTGGGTCCGCTGGACGGCGACATCGCAGGCGTCCTCACCGCGCCGCCCGACCGCCGGACCGACCTCATGGGCGCCGTCGTGGCGGTCAGCGGCGCAGCCAGTCTCACCGGCCTACACACGGCATTCCAGGACGCGACCCGGCTGCTGAGCATCGCAGTCCGCTTCGCCCGTACCGGCGTGGTGGACCAGTCCGATCTCAGCATCCGCATCGCGGTAGCCCAGGAAAGCGAGCTGGGAGACGCACTCCTGGACAAGTACGTTCGTCCCGTCCTCGCCGGAAGCACCGATGGGCCTGCTCTCCTGGAATCCATCCGAATGTACCTACGCCACGACCGGAACGTCTGCAGCTGTGCCTCGGCGTTGGTCATCCATCAGAACACGCTGCGCAACCGACTCGAGAAGTTCGAGCTGCTCACCGAGTCAAACCTGCGCAGCACCGAAACGATCTTCGAGACCTGGTGGGCGTTGGAGTACTGGCAATTACAGCGAGAGGGCAACGACCCGGTGCTGTCGCATCATGCGACGGTCGAGGCCCGGCGGAGCCGGTGCGCTGCACCGTTGGCAGAAAGCAGGTTCGCCGACCGTTAG
- a CDS encoding GlsB/YeaQ/YmgE family stress response membrane protein, producing MLIVGIILFGMIIGAGAQLLLGSRPVNWTLALAAGLVGSFVGGLLISLLSGDGLAFRPSGIIGSLVGAVLVTAGYHAYQRRHVQQ from the coding sequence ATGCTCATCGTGGGGATCATCTTGTTCGGCATGATCATCGGTGCCGGCGCCCAATTGCTTCTCGGCAGCCGCCCGGTGAACTGGACCTTGGCACTGGCGGCCGGTCTGGTTGGTTCCTTCGTCGGCGGACTGCTGATCAGCCTGCTCAGTGGCGACGGACTCGCGTTCCGGCCCAGCGGCATCATCGGCTCACTGGTCGGCGCGGTCCTGGTCACGGCTGGCTATCACGCCTACCAGCGTCGCCACGTGCAGCAATGA